The window AACCCTGCTGCTGCTCGCCGCCGTGCACGACCTCTTCCTGCTCTGACCCGTGCGCGTCCGCTTCCTTGCGGCGCGCCCGGTAGGCCGCCACGTGCAACCGGTTCCCGCAGGTCCGGCTGTCGCAGTAGCGACGCGACCGGTTCCGGGACAGGTCCACGAAGGCGCGCCGGCAGTCCGGTGCCTCGCAGCGGCGCAGCCGCTCCTCCTCGCCGGAGACCACGATGAAGGCCAGCGCCATGCCGCCGTCCGCGGCCAGGTGGTCACCCAGCGAGGCACCGGGCGCGAAGTAGTGCACGTGCCAGTCGTAGCCGTCGTGGTCGGTCAGGCGGGGGGTCGTGCCCGCCGTGGCCACCAGTTCGTTGATCTGCGTGGCGGCCGCGCGCGAGTTCGGCGCCGCGAACACCTGGGCGAACTTGCCGCGCACCGCGCGCACCCCGGACAGGTCGCGGGCGCCGAGCTCGCCGACGTCGCTGATCGCGTACTCGCGGACGAATCCGCGCAGTGCGCCCAGGTCCGACAGCCCGTCCGTGCGGCCGGGCTCGGCCGCGGTGTTCACCAGCGCGACGACGACGTCGAGCGCGCGACGGGTGTCGTGGGGGATCTGCACGAGGTCTCCCTGAAGGGCGGGCCTGCGACGACGGGCCTGCCGTCACTTGGGGGCCGACTCTAGCGGGT of the Streptomyces sp. NBC_01426 genome contains:
- a CDS encoding CGNR zinc finger domain-containing protein: MQIPHDTRRALDVVVALVNTAAEPGRTDGLSDLGALRGFVREYAISDVGELGARDLSGVRAVRGKFAQVFAAPNSRAAATQINELVATAGTTPRLTDHDGYDWHVHYFAPGASLGDHLAADGGMALAFIVVSGEEERLRRCEAPDCRRAFVDLSRNRSRRYCDSRTCGNRLHVAAYRARRKEADAHGSEQEEVVHGGEQQQGSDHP